A region from the Aegilops tauschii subsp. strangulata cultivar AL8/78 chromosome 5, Aet v6.0, whole genome shotgun sequence genome encodes:
- the LOC141022581 gene encoding B3 domain-containing protein_Os12g40080-like has protein sequence MAVHLLKASHHQPPGFPTSSNSLRPEVKSFRPEDKVRLSRFTTLEGLLKTKVYEKVEAIKPEIPVFVSIMMKTNVSSRTPSLAFSLDYAKYFLPGENQIFRLHRPGESAPWKAEFRSFGSRRWLVKGWEQFVIDNELELDDVCLFERIENKKKLRMMVHIIRKEEYC, from the exons ATGGCAGTTCATCTGCTTAAAGCAAGCCATCATCAACCGCCAG GATTTCCCACTTCTTCCAATAGTCTTAGGCCTGAAGTCAAGAGTTTTAGGCCTGAAGATAAAGTGAGGTTGTCACGATTCACCACTCTGGAGGGCCTGCTGAAGACTAAAGTATATGAGAAAGTAGAAGCTATTAAGCCTGAAATCCCTGTTTTCGTGTCTATCATGATGAAAACCAATGTTAGCAGCAGAACCCCCAGTTTG GCCTTCAGTCTGGATTATGCCAAATATTTTCTCCCTGGTGAGAACCAAATTTTCAGGCTTCATCGGCCCGGGGAAAGCGCTCCATGGAAAGCTGAATTCAGGAGCTTTGGTTCAAGGCGTTGGCTTGTTAAAGGCTGGGAGCAGTTTGTCATCGACAACGAACTGGAACTAGATGATGTCTGCCTCTTCGAGCGGATTGAAAACAAGAAGAAGCTCAGGATGATGGTCCACATCATCCGAAAAGAAGAGTACTGTTGA
- the LOC109761694 gene encoding B3 domain-containing protein Os12g0592300 isoform X1, whose translation MADEMMGEKGCESCKKWQEHYYWEHMDVSKTKFFKLMTQDSQQRFRIPDKFASSFIRQTQSSQGFDLEAPSGETWHVGVTKVANDLFFSSGWGDFVKAHELQENDLLVFTFSGNSSFEVLIFDATGCEKLSSLFAGAGMHKHFDGMVGQQVEQYSPSDDSDEDDDNDDDDDDDDDDTSVPSQLIESPHKVSTLRKFSGKTKPRKELRESPNSSSSCDVKHEETEEEESDDDTYADFDYCYSRAAKQLPDDEKSEIIGLASIQPGNPAFMTVLLRAHLQHKNNFLVIPSEFVDEHLHMRSHEVVLLRPNREERWHVRYYQGSSSRGFRGQPWAKFVRENELREGDVCVFELIKGARNEKKLARTTMAIHVARRRKSNGRFALVD comes from the exons ATGGCAGATGAGATGATGGGTGAGAAAGGGTGTGAGAGCTGCAAGAAGTGGCAGGAGCACTACTACTGGGAGCACATGGACGTGAGCAAGACCAAGTTCTTCAAGCTCATGACACAAGATTCCCAGCAGCGCTTT CGCATACCGGACAAGTTTGCGAGCAGCTTCATCAGGCAGACGCAGAGCTCGCAGGGATTTGACCTGGAAGCACCAAGCGGCGAAACATGGCATGTGGGTGTTACCAAGGTTGCCAATGACCTGTTCTTCAGTTCGGGATGGGGAGATTTTGTCAAGGCTCATGAACTGCAGGAGAATGACCTCCTGGTCTTCACATTCAGCGGCAACTCCTCTTTTGAGGTCCTCATCTTCGATGCGACCGGTTGCGAGAAACTGTCTTCTCTCTTCGCTGGCGCTGGTATGCACAAACATTTTGATGGTATGGTGGGTCAACAGGTTGAGCAATACTCTCCGAGTGATGATTCTGATGAAGACGACgacaatgatgatgatgatgacgatgacgacgaTGATACAAGTGTACCGTCTCAGTTGATTGAATCCCCTCACAAGGTTTCCACTTTAAGGAAATTCAGTGGAAAGACCAAACCAA GGAAAGAGCTTCGTGAATCACCAAACAGTAGCAGCTCATGCGATGTTAAGCATGAGGAAACTGAGGAAGAGGAGAGTGATGATGACACATATGCTGACTTCGACTACTGCTACTCGAGGGCTGCGAAGCAACTACCCGACGACGAAAAAAGTGAAATAATCGGGCTGGCTTCGATCCAACCGGGCAATCCAGCATTCATGACAGTTCTGCTGAGGGCCCACCTGCAACACAAGAACAATTTTCTG GTCATCCCCAGTGAATTTGTAGACGAACATCTCCACATGAGATCACATGAGGTTGTGCTCCTCAGGCCAAACAGAGAAGAGAGGTGGCATGTCAGGTACTACCAGGGGAGCTCCAGCAGAGGCTTCAGGGGCCAACCTTGGGCCAAGTTCGTCCGTGAAAATGAACTGCGCGAGGGGGATGTCTGCGTCTTTGAGCTGATCAAAGGCGCGAGGAATGAGAAGAAGCTGGCGAGGACTACGATGGCCATCCATGTCGCCAGGAGGAGGAAGTCCAACGGCCGGTTTGCCTTAGTGGACTAA
- the LOC109761694 gene encoding B3 domain-containing protein Os12g0592300 isoform X2, producing MADEMMGEKGCESCKKWQEHYYWEHMDVSKTKFFKLMTQDSQQRFRIPDKFASSFIRQTQSSQGFDLEAPSGETWHVGVTKVANDLFFSSGWGDFVKAHELQENDLLVFTFSGNSSFEVEQYSPSDDSDEDDDNDDDDDDDDDDTSVPSQLIESPHKVSTLRKFSGKTKPRKELRESPNSSSSCDVKHEETEEEESDDDTYADFDYCYSRAAKQLPDDEKSEIIGLASIQPGNPAFMTVLLRAHLQHKNNFLVIPSEFVDEHLHMRSHEVVLLRPNREERWHVRYYQGSSSRGFRGQPWAKFVRENELREGDVCVFELIKGARNEKKLARTTMAIHVARRRKSNGRFALVD from the exons ATGGCAGATGAGATGATGGGTGAGAAAGGGTGTGAGAGCTGCAAGAAGTGGCAGGAGCACTACTACTGGGAGCACATGGACGTGAGCAAGACCAAGTTCTTCAAGCTCATGACACAAGATTCCCAGCAGCGCTTT CGCATACCGGACAAGTTTGCGAGCAGCTTCATCAGGCAGACGCAGAGCTCGCAGGGATTTGACCTGGAAGCACCAAGCGGCGAAACATGGCATGTGGGTGTTACCAAGGTTGCCAATGACCTGTTCTTCAGTTCGGGATGGGGAGATTTTGTCAAGGCTCATGAACTGCAGGAGAATGACCTCCTGGTCTTCACATTCAGCGGCAACTCCTCTTTTGAG GTTGAGCAATACTCTCCGAGTGATGATTCTGATGAAGACGACgacaatgatgatgatgatgacgatgacgacgaTGATACAAGTGTACCGTCTCAGTTGATTGAATCCCCTCACAAGGTTTCCACTTTAAGGAAATTCAGTGGAAAGACCAAACCAA GGAAAGAGCTTCGTGAATCACCAAACAGTAGCAGCTCATGCGATGTTAAGCATGAGGAAACTGAGGAAGAGGAGAGTGATGATGACACATATGCTGACTTCGACTACTGCTACTCGAGGGCTGCGAAGCAACTACCCGACGACGAAAAAAGTGAAATAATCGGGCTGGCTTCGATCCAACCGGGCAATCCAGCATTCATGACAGTTCTGCTGAGGGCCCACCTGCAACACAAGAACAATTTTCTG GTCATCCCCAGTGAATTTGTAGACGAACATCTCCACATGAGATCACATGAGGTTGTGCTCCTCAGGCCAAACAGAGAAGAGAGGTGGCATGTCAGGTACTACCAGGGGAGCTCCAGCAGAGGCTTCAGGGGCCAACCTTGGGCCAAGTTCGTCCGTGAAAATGAACTGCGCGAGGGGGATGTCTGCGTCTTTGAGCTGATCAAAGGCGCGAGGAATGAGAAGAAGCTGGCGAGGACTACGATGGCCATCCATGTCGCCAGGAGGAGGAAGTCCAACGGCCGGTTTGCCTTAGTGGACTAA